In Leucobacter insecticola, one DNA window encodes the following:
- the ubiE gene encoding bifunctional demethylmenaquinone methyltransferase/2-methoxy-6-polyprenyl-1,4-benzoquinol methylase UbiE, which yields MTRPDTETKRASEVSAMFDEVSPRYDLINDVLTVGNDRLWRIATTKAIAPRKGMRILDLAAGTGTSSAALAAHGAEIVAADFSEGMLAEGRRRHADNPLIEFVWADATALPFEDDSFDAATISYGLRNVNDPKKALAEMRRVVKPGGRVVIAEFSTPSSSAVRAPYSFYSRHVLPRIAGAINKSAAEAYRYLNESIEAWPAQEELSAWLREAGFERVAYRNLTFGVVALHRGFVPREDPKPPLADKKQAAKKPAAKKPAAKKPAAKKTAPQPQTKRAPKKADASSSDGEQK from the coding sequence GTGACTCGACCCGACACGGAAACCAAGCGCGCCTCAGAAGTTTCGGCGATGTTTGATGAGGTTTCGCCTCGCTATGACCTCATCAACGATGTGCTGACAGTCGGGAATGACCGCCTCTGGCGCATTGCCACGACGAAGGCCATAGCTCCGCGGAAAGGCATGCGGATCCTCGATCTTGCCGCCGGCACCGGAACCTCCTCCGCCGCTCTTGCCGCACACGGAGCTGAGATTGTTGCGGCCGACTTTTCGGAGGGCATGCTCGCTGAGGGGCGCAGGCGGCACGCAGACAACCCACTCATCGAATTCGTGTGGGCCGACGCGACGGCTCTGCCGTTTGAAGACGACAGCTTCGACGCCGCCACCATTTCTTATGGCCTCCGCAACGTCAACGACCCAAAGAAAGCGCTCGCCGAGATGCGCCGGGTCGTGAAACCGGGCGGGCGTGTGGTGATTGCCGAGTTCTCAACGCCGTCCTCGTCAGCGGTTCGGGCGCCCTACAGCTTCTACTCACGCCACGTATTGCCTCGGATCGCGGGAGCAATCAATAAGAGTGCGGCTGAGGCGTATCGATACCTGAACGAATCGATTGAGGCCTGGCCTGCTCAGGAGGAACTTTCCGCGTGGCTGCGAGAGGCTGGGTTTGAGCGTGTTGCCTACCGGAATCTGACCTTTGGGGTTGTCGCCCTGCACCGCGGCTTTGTGCCTCGTGAGGATCCTAAGCCCCCGCTGGCCGACAAGAAGCAGGCGGCCAAGAAACCGGCGGCCAAGAAACCGGCGGCCAAGAAACCAGCCGCCAAAAAGACGGCTCCACAACCTCAAACCAAACGCGCTCCCAAGAAGGCCGACGCGAGTTCGAGCGATGGAGAGCAGAAGTGA
- a CDS encoding quinone oxidoreductase family protein, which translates to MFAHTVTHGSGSGTLRKVELATPRPGPGQLSIDVDFAGLGLIDAFWTSGVMPSGPEFVPGLEASGTVRELGEGVTEFAVGDPVAAILLGAGGFAEVVCVPAAHVAAVPEGLGMEMAAVVAINTVTAHLALTRSARFSPSDSMLVQAGVGGLGSQFARVALALGITELDAVVGTEAKRALAQDLGYRRIYLRDEIDNIPAGAYDLVVDPVGGVATEIGFRALRSGGRLVRVGNASQAPDVPLSSLAHWLENKTTTGFNVGAWLSAYPEQCAPSLQWSLAAAARGDVRVDLTRVGTPEELPEMLASLERGETTGKLAVRMVRD; encoded by the coding sequence ATGTTCGCACACACCGTTACACACGGTTCAGGATCCGGCACCCTTCGCAAGGTTGAGCTTGCAACACCCAGACCGGGTCCTGGGCAGCTCAGCATCGACGTCGACTTCGCGGGCCTCGGGTTGATTGACGCCTTCTGGACCTCCGGGGTCATGCCCTCCGGCCCGGAATTCGTGCCGGGGTTGGAGGCTTCGGGCACCGTTCGCGAACTCGGCGAAGGGGTGACGGAATTCGCGGTTGGGGATCCCGTGGCAGCAATTCTGTTGGGAGCCGGTGGCTTCGCGGAGGTTGTCTGCGTTCCCGCGGCCCACGTCGCGGCGGTGCCAGAAGGACTCGGCATGGAAATGGCGGCGGTCGTTGCGATCAATACCGTTACCGCGCATCTTGCCCTCACGAGGTCGGCCAGGTTCAGCCCGTCAGATAGCATGCTGGTGCAGGCTGGAGTTGGCGGGCTCGGTTCACAGTTCGCGCGGGTCGCGCTCGCGCTCGGGATCACCGAACTCGACGCGGTTGTCGGCACGGAGGCGAAGCGGGCGCTGGCTCAGGATCTTGGCTACCGCAGGATCTATCTGCGCGACGAGATTGATAACATTCCGGCAGGAGCATACGATCTTGTCGTTGATCCTGTTGGGGGCGTCGCTACCGAGATTGGGTTTCGAGCTCTGCGCAGCGGCGGTCGTCTCGTGCGCGTCGGCAATGCCTCGCAAGCGCCCGATGTGCCGCTCAGTTCGCTCGCGCACTGGCTGGAAAACAAGACGACAACCGGCTTCAACGTTGGCGCCTGGCTCTCTGCGTACCCTGAGCAGTGCGCGCCGTCGCTGCAGTGGTCACTCGCGGCTGCCGCGCGGGGCGATGTGCGGGTGGACCTCACTCGCGTCGGCACTCCCGAAGAGTTGCCGGAGATGCTCGCCTCCCTCGAACGCGGCGAAACCACCGGCAAACTCGCGGTGCGCATGGTTCGGGACTGA
- a CDS encoding MerR family transcriptional regulator, with protein MGIAELSGLTGLSVDTLRWYEREGVLPRVGRTATGRRLYNSREQGIVMLLTSLRDSGMPTAMMKEFVALLEEGAASHGRRITLMQQTQALLDERRARLDQAALALERKIDHYEQLIDAGLDCDGAPVPDSARGRQLARG; from the coding sequence GTGGGAATCGCGGAACTCTCCGGCCTAACCGGGCTGAGCGTTGACACCTTGCGATGGTACGAACGCGAGGGAGTCTTGCCGAGGGTCGGACGAACTGCCACGGGGCGGCGCCTCTACAATTCGCGAGAGCAAGGCATCGTGATGCTGCTGACCTCGCTGCGCGATTCAGGCATGCCCACAGCGATGATGAAGGAGTTTGTGGCGCTTCTCGAAGAGGGAGCCGCGAGTCACGGGCGGCGGATCACCCTCATGCAGCAGACGCAAGCACTGCTTGACGAACGACGCGCCAGGCTCGACCAGGCCGCGCTCGCGCTTGAGCGCAAGATCGATCACTATGAGCAACTGATCGATGCTGGGCTTGACTGTGATGGTGCGCCTGTGCCCGATTCGGCGCGCGGCCGCCAACTCGCGCGGGGGTGA
- the resB gene encoding cytochrome c biogenesis protein ResB — protein sequence MSRPSDFDDGSGGGGRIDSPELGFRGWLRWFWRQLTSMRVALILLLLLAVAAIPGSLVPQRGADPNGVLQYERDHPQLFPILDAFPIQAFDVYGSVWFSAIYLLLFISLIGCVLPRITHHWRAWRGKPPKTPARLQRMAGFSEIRVSNPEATAEERDAFAERAIAEAASILKKQRYRVEVQRAVRRGLSEVSVSAERGYLRETGNLLFHTALVGVLVSVALGGVATFSGQKVLVEGETMVNQLIDYDTVNKGRSFDTDSLEPFGLRLDSLDVTYVTPDDGNVSAIGQVREYVANMTMIETDGTESSQKIRVNHPLRVHGSPIYLIANGYAPTLTIRNADGEIVYGESMPFIPQDTNMTSLGVVKVPYGLKSSDGELTQLGLRGFFYPTKADLDSGAFTSIYPDLENPVLTLDVFVGDLGLDDGVPQSVYALDTSKMEQLTGRAVDTPSLELTPGSTVDLPNGMGTISFDAAPRYASFDVMRNPAQEWVLVFALLSLGGLMWSLFVPRRRMWVKALPDEEGVVLQYAALARGDDPALERAVAELRDRHRERL from the coding sequence ATGTCACGCCCCTCTGACTTTGATGACGGCTCGGGCGGGGGCGGTCGGATCGACAGCCCTGAGCTCGGTTTTCGCGGTTGGCTGCGCTGGTTCTGGCGGCAGCTCACGAGTATGCGGGTTGCCCTGATCCTGCTGCTGCTACTCGCGGTCGCGGCGATCCCCGGATCGCTGGTGCCGCAGCGCGGAGCGGATCCCAACGGTGTGCTGCAATACGAGCGGGATCACCCACAACTCTTCCCAATTCTTGATGCTTTCCCGATCCAGGCCTTCGACGTCTACGGTTCGGTGTGGTTCTCGGCGATCTACTTGCTGCTGTTCATTTCGCTGATCGGGTGTGTGCTGCCCCGGATCACCCATCACTGGCGGGCCTGGCGCGGAAAGCCGCCAAAGACGCCCGCGCGCTTGCAGCGGATGGCCGGCTTCTCGGAAATCCGGGTGTCAAACCCTGAGGCGACCGCGGAGGAGCGCGACGCATTCGCGGAGCGGGCGATCGCCGAGGCGGCGTCGATCCTGAAGAAGCAGCGCTACAGGGTTGAGGTTCAACGCGCCGTGCGTCGTGGCCTCTCCGAAGTCTCCGTCTCGGCCGAGCGCGGCTACCTGCGCGAAACCGGTAACCTGCTGTTTCACACCGCGCTCGTCGGCGTGCTCGTGAGCGTTGCGCTCGGCGGTGTGGCGACATTCAGCGGCCAAAAGGTGCTGGTTGAGGGCGAGACGATGGTGAATCAGCTCATCGATTACGACACGGTCAACAAGGGCCGCTCGTTTGATACGGACAGTCTCGAGCCCTTTGGCTTGCGGCTGGACTCCCTCGACGTCACCTATGTGACGCCGGACGATGGGAATGTCTCAGCGATCGGCCAGGTCAGGGAATACGTCGCAAACATGACGATGATTGAGACCGACGGCACCGAGTCGTCGCAGAAGATCCGCGTGAATCACCCGCTCCGCGTGCATGGCTCCCCGATCTATCTCATCGCCAACGGCTACGCTCCGACGTTGACGATCCGCAATGCAGACGGCGAGATCGTGTATGGCGAGTCGATGCCCTTCATTCCGCAGGACACCAACATGACCTCTCTGGGCGTGGTGAAGGTGCCGTACGGCTTGAAGAGCAGCGATGGCGAGTTGACGCAGCTTGGCCTGCGCGGCTTCTTCTACCCGACCAAGGCGGATCTTGACTCTGGGGCCTTCACCTCCATCTATCCGGACCTTGAGAATCCGGTGCTGACGCTCGACGTGTTTGTCGGTGATTTGGGTCTCGACGATGGTGTGCCGCAGTCCGTTTATGCTCTCGATACGAGCAAGATGGAGCAGCTCACCGGGCGCGCGGTTGATACGCCGTCCCTGGAGTTGACGCCGGGAAGTACTGTGGACCTGCCGAACGGTATGGGAACGATCAGCTTCGATGCCGCACCGCGCTATGCGTCCTTCGACGTGATGCGCAATCCGGCACAGGAGTGGGTGCTGGTGTTTGCGTTGCTGTCCTTGGGCGGGCTGATGTGGTCGCTGTTTGTGCCGCGCCGCCGCATGTGGGTGAAGGCATTGCCTGATGAAGAGGGTGTTGTGCTGCAGTACGCGGCACTTGCCCGCGGCGATGATCCCGCGCTCGAGCGTGCGGTTGCTGAGCTGCGGGATCGTCACCGCGAACGGCTGTAG
- a CDS encoding polyprenyl synthetase family protein has protein sequence MNLFRGVQDRRHAKALQAELDLVEAGLLENLTFASPVADVPARYLLEAGGKRIRPTLTLLASELGEGPNELVRRAAQSVEITHLASLYHDDVMDDATLRRGVPAAQTVWSNSIAILAGDLLFARASTLVSGMGEEAILLQAQTFERLCLGQLHETVGPQEGEAPIPHYLQVLADKTGALIACAARMGVMFGGAPTEYADPVMEYGERIGVAFQLIDDVIDLSPKSQQTGKLAGTDLRAGVATLPMLLLRERAAAGNVADAELLERIDAGVLAIENGAEPAVLDAEVKALQLHDVTRETEMTARRWAEEAVAQLDILPKSSVKRALERMAESIVNREG, from the coding sequence ATGAACCTCTTCCGAGGGGTGCAGGATCGCCGCCACGCCAAGGCGCTGCAGGCTGAACTCGACCTCGTAGAGGCAGGCCTGCTCGAAAACCTCACTTTCGCCTCTCCCGTCGCCGATGTTCCCGCACGTTACCTGCTTGAGGCGGGTGGCAAACGTATCCGCCCCACGCTGACGCTGCTCGCCAGTGAGCTCGGCGAAGGGCCAAACGAGTTGGTGCGCCGTGCCGCCCAGTCTGTCGAGATCACCCACCTCGCGTCTCTCTACCACGACGATGTCATGGACGATGCGACCCTGCGCCGCGGGGTCCCCGCTGCGCAGACCGTGTGGTCAAATTCGATCGCGATCCTCGCCGGGGATCTGCTGTTTGCCCGAGCCTCCACGCTCGTCTCCGGCATGGGCGAGGAAGCGATTCTGCTGCAGGCCCAGACCTTCGAGCGGTTGTGCCTCGGTCAACTGCACGAGACAGTGGGGCCCCAGGAAGGCGAAGCGCCGATCCCGCACTACCTACAGGTGCTCGCAGACAAAACAGGTGCGCTGATCGCGTGTGCCGCCCGCATGGGCGTGATGTTTGGTGGGGCGCCGACTGAATATGCCGATCCGGTTATGGAATACGGCGAGCGGATCGGAGTCGCGTTCCAGCTGATTGATGACGTGATTGATCTTTCGCCCAAGTCGCAACAGACGGGCAAGCTTGCGGGCACGGATCTGCGGGCCGGTGTCGCGACGCTGCCAATGTTGCTGTTGCGCGAGCGTGCTGCGGCCGGGAACGTCGCTGATGCCGAACTACTTGAACGCATCGATGCGGGCGTGCTTGCAATCGAAAACGGAGCCGAGCCCGCAGTGCTTGACGCGGAAGTCAAGGCTCTGCAGCTGCACGATGTTACACGTGAAACAGAGATGACTGCTCGCCGATGGGCCGAGGAAGCGGTCGCGCAGCTTGACATTCTCCCGAAATCATCGGTGAAGCGGGCCCTGGAGCGCATGGCAGAGTCGATCGTCAATCGCGAGGGGTGA
- a CDS encoding FAD-dependent oxidoreductase, whose protein sequence is MTKKRVAIVGAGPAGIYAADLLLKAERDFDVEIDLFEQLPAPYGLVRYGVSPDHPRIKGIITALRDVLDRADSEAGTIRYFGNVRYGQDITLQDLKDHYSAVIFATGAIRDAALKIPGIEAEGSYGAADFVSWFDGHPDVPRTWPLEAAEVGVIGNGNVALDISRMLIKHADDLLPTEIPDNVYQGLKQNPIQDLHLFGRRGPKYVKFTPLELRELGEVRDVDMVVDERDFDVDDAYADETLLKNKQVLVMTRVMDKWRQEQREREENGTHASRRLHMHFWSKPVEVVVEDGRVAGLKIERTAPDGNGGVIDTGEFEVIPMQALYRAIGYFGSPLDEIPFDETAGVIPNAQGRVQDLEGRQIPGVYVTGWIKRGPIGLIGHTKSDAMETLECLLEDRDSWWQPVSTEADAIPALLRERNVPYTTIEGWHRLDEHELSLGEAEGRTRIKVVPREDMTRISRGE, encoded by the coding sequence ATGACCAAGAAGCGAGTGGCAATCGTCGGAGCAGGGCCGGCAGGAATTTACGCTGCTGATCTGCTCCTGAAGGCCGAACGGGACTTCGACGTTGAGATTGACCTCTTCGAGCAACTGCCGGCGCCCTACGGCCTTGTTCGTTACGGTGTTTCGCCCGACCATCCGCGCATCAAGGGCATCATTACTGCTCTGCGTGACGTGCTCGATCGCGCAGATTCCGAAGCCGGCACGATCCGCTATTTCGGCAACGTCCGCTACGGCCAAGACATCACGCTGCAGGATCTCAAGGACCACTACAGCGCGGTCATCTTCGCAACCGGGGCGATCCGTGACGCGGCGCTCAAAATCCCGGGAATTGAGGCGGAAGGATCCTACGGGGCCGCAGACTTTGTGAGCTGGTTCGATGGTCATCCGGACGTCCCCCGCACCTGGCCTCTTGAAGCAGCCGAGGTCGGCGTTATCGGTAACGGCAACGTAGCGCTCGATATCTCTCGCATGCTCATCAAGCATGCGGACGATCTGCTGCCGACCGAGATCCCAGACAATGTTTACCAAGGCCTGAAGCAGAATCCGATTCAGGACCTCCACCTCTTCGGTCGCCGCGGCCCGAAGTACGTCAAGTTCACGCCCCTCGAACTTCGCGAACTGGGTGAAGTGCGCGACGTTGACATGGTGGTCGATGAACGCGATTTTGACGTCGACGATGCCTACGCCGATGAGACGCTGCTGAAGAACAAGCAGGTGCTCGTGATGACCCGCGTCATGGACAAGTGGCGCCAGGAGCAGCGGGAGCGTGAGGAGAACGGCACGCACGCGTCGCGACGCCTGCACATGCACTTCTGGTCGAAGCCGGTTGAGGTTGTTGTTGAGGATGGTCGTGTCGCGGGGCTCAAGATCGAGCGCACCGCCCCCGACGGCAACGGCGGTGTAATCGACACCGGCGAGTTCGAGGTGATCCCGATGCAGGCGCTGTACCGCGCGATCGGATACTTCGGATCTCCCCTCGACGAGATTCCCTTTGACGAAACGGCGGGCGTGATCCCGAATGCGCAGGGCCGAGTGCAGGATCTTGAGGGGCGCCAGATCCCGGGCGTCTACGTGACGGGGTGGATCAAGCGCGGCCCCATTGGGCTCATCGGCCACACCAAGTCTGACGCGATGGAGACCCTCGAGTGCCTGCTTGAGGACCGCGACTCGTGGTGGCAACCGGTTTCGACCGAGGCTGACGCGATCCCCGCGCTTCTGCGCGAGCGCAACGTGCCCTACACTACCATCGAGGGTTGGCACCGGCTCGACGAGCACGAACTGAGCCTGGGAGAGGCCGAGGGCCGCACCCGTATTAAGGTGGTGCCGCGCGAGGACATGACCCGCATCTCTCGCGGGGAGTAG
- a CDS encoding TlpA family protein disulfide reductase, giving the protein MRRRARAALAASVIAAFTLTGCGGGDGSADLAKQWEESSEKGYIAGDGSTISIPASERTSAVEFSGETDLGSVYGSADTLGSVTVVNFWYAGCAPCRAEAPDLEEAYQKFAPEGVKFLGVNTRDQVAQAQQFAEQFGIEYPSIIDNAGGRAVQRAFAGQVPLNAVPTTLVLDTEGRVAHRVLGQLADVSQLRTLIEETLAESGAGSAQSGS; this is encoded by the coding sequence ATGAGGCGGCGGGCTCGTGCGGCCCTCGCCGCAAGCGTGATTGCTGCGTTTACGTTAACGGGCTGCGGCGGTGGCGACGGCAGTGCTGACCTTGCGAAACAGTGGGAAGAGTCGAGCGAGAAGGGCTACATCGCGGGCGACGGATCCACGATCAGTATTCCCGCATCGGAGCGCACAAGCGCGGTTGAATTTTCGGGAGAAACGGATCTCGGCTCCGTTTACGGTTCCGCCGACACCCTCGGAAGCGTGACGGTTGTGAACTTCTGGTACGCCGGGTGTGCGCCCTGCCGTGCGGAGGCTCCCGACCTCGAGGAGGCCTACCAAAAGTTTGCGCCCGAGGGCGTCAAATTCTTGGGGGTCAACACCCGTGATCAAGTTGCTCAGGCCCAGCAGTTTGCCGAACAGTTTGGTATCGAGTATCCCTCGATTATTGACAACGCCGGAGGCAGGGCCGTGCAGCGCGCATTTGCCGGGCAGGTGCCGCTCAATGCCGTACCGACGACCCTGGTGCTCGACACGGAGGGCCGGGTCGCCCACCGTGTGCTCGGGCAACTCGCTGATGTTTCGCAGCTGCGCACCCTGATTGAGGAGACGCTTGCGGAAAGCGGAGCGGGATCAGCGCAGAGCGGTTCGTAG
- a CDS encoding cytochrome c biogenesis CcdA family protein: MNLQEIVADGQLLVASLIALAAGLVSFLSPCVLPLVPGYLAYVGASAESAPGEKPARRRLIFGSLLFVAGFTAVLVTVMAAAGTVGIWLMDWENVITRVLGGVVMLMGLVFIGLFGKMQFTKKLSAKPRVGLLGAPLLGIVFAIGWTPCLGPTLATIMSLSLQQGSVPRAIVLALWYCLGLGIPFLLAAFGFGWMTNTMTFFKRHIRVVNLIGGGLLILIGLLMVTGVWSQMMLGLQAVIDGYVTPL; encoded by the coding sequence GTGAATCTGCAGGAGATCGTTGCTGACGGGCAGTTGCTCGTTGCCTCACTGATTGCGCTCGCCGCAGGACTGGTGTCGTTCCTGTCGCCGTGTGTGTTGCCGCTCGTGCCCGGGTATCTGGCGTATGTCGGTGCAAGCGCCGAGTCGGCTCCCGGGGAGAAACCCGCCAGGCGACGCCTGATCTTTGGTTCATTGCTGTTTGTCGCGGGATTCACCGCGGTGCTCGTCACCGTGATGGCCGCTGCAGGCACCGTCGGAATCTGGCTCATGGACTGGGAGAACGTGATCACCCGCGTACTGGGTGGGGTCGTCATGCTGATGGGTCTTGTGTTTATCGGGCTCTTTGGCAAGATGCAGTTCACCAAAAAGCTGAGCGCAAAGCCGCGTGTGGGACTGCTCGGCGCCCCCCTGCTCGGCATCGTGTTTGCCATCGGCTGGACCCCGTGTCTCGGCCCAACCCTCGCGACCATCATGTCGTTGAGCCTGCAGCAGGGGTCGGTGCCGCGCGCGATCGTGCTCGCCCTGTGGTACTGTCTGGGCCTCGGGATCCCGTTTCTGCTCGCCGCGTTCGGATTCGGATGGATGACGAATACCATGACATTCTTTAAGCGGCATATTCGTGTTGTGAACCTGATCGGCGGCGGGTTGCTGATCCTGATCGGTCTTCTCATGGTGACCGGGGTATGGAGCCAAATGATGCTCGGATTGCAGGCGGTGATTGACGGCTATGTCACGCCCCTCTGA